From Bacteroidales bacterium:
GGAGATTTCTCATGATGGTTCTCAACACATTTCTGTCCGCATAAGCTGAAATGCCATCATCTACTTCATTTTTTACCTGAATATTCTTTTCTTCTATATTGATTATCAATAATTCTATGATTTCGTCCGTCTCTTCTTTTATATTTAATGACTCCGGATTTAGTTTTAGGGTACCTAGCTGGGTTCTGGACCATTGGAGTAAATTTTCAAGGAGGTTGTAAAGGTTGTTGGAGGTATCGTAAATCGTTTTGGTATATTCCTTTATCTCTTCTTTATCCATTGTGTCAATACTTCGGTATACCACCTCGGAAATACCGAATAGGCCCTGGAAGGGACTTTTAAGATCATGGGCTATCATAGAGAAGAATTTATCTTTGGTGGAATTCAATTCTCTTTGGTTGTACTCGGAATCGCGAAGTCTTTCGTTTGCTTCCCTGAGGTGTTTGACCTTTTCTTGCAGATTTTGGAGTCTTTTTTTCTTTAACTTAAGCCTGTGGTAAGTAAGTATTGTTACCGCCAAAGCCAGGATGGCCAAAATGATTGCGAAATTTCTGATATTCTTTTGTTTCTGGATTTCCGCCTGATTGATTTGGCCCTCCTCTTTTAAATTTCCAACTTCTTGAGCTTCTGTTGCATATCTGGTCTGCATTACGGAAGTTCGATCCGTTTTTTTAAGGCATTCCCAGGCATTATTGAACTGCGAATGGCAAGTACCATTTAAGGTGATAAAAAAAAGCAGAAAAACAGTTATTTGATAATATTTGCTCATTTTGCTGTNNNNNNNNNNNNNNNNNNNNNNNNNNNNNNNNNNNNNNNNNNNNNNNNNNNNNNNNNNNNNNNNNNNNNNNNNNNNNNNNNNNNNNNNNNNNNNNNNNNNNNNNNNNNNNNNNNNNNNNNNNNNNNNNNNNNNNNNNNNNNNNNNNNNNNNNNNNNNNNNNNNNNNNNNNNNNNNNNNNNNNNNNNNNNNNNNNNNNNNNNNNNNNNNNNNNNNNNNNNNNNNNNNNNNNNNNNNNNNNNNNNNNNNNNNNNNNNNNNNNNNNNNNNNNNNNNNNNNNNNNNNNNNNNNNNNNNNNNNNNNNNNNNNNNNNNNNNNNNNNNNNNNNNNNNNNNNNNNNNNNNNNNNNNNNNNNNNNNNNNNNNNNNNNNNNNNNNNNNNNTTTCAACCTCCCGAATGGATTTTACAGGATGATTGTTCTTTTGTGTAATACTAAAACCCCGTTTTAATACATTTTTGGGATCCAGATATTCTTTGGCTTTCTCCAGATTGTTGATGTGCTTCTTTTGGGATGTTAAGTAGTTTTTTATCGAATTTTCAAAACTTCGTTGATAATTTTGTAATTCAAGCAGATTTTTTTGGAATGATCGCTCATAGGAGCGAACGAGCTGATTTGAGTATGCTGTAAGGTTTTGTTGCTTTCTGTCCAGGAACTTGCCATAGACATGAAGCAGTTTTTCTTTTCTGATTTCAATGGTATTTTTCGATTTTTCCATGATGCTTTTTACATTGGGATGAATTCGACCGGAGAGATTCCGTATTCTTTGATTTTCAAAGTTGATATTTTGGTTTGTTTTTTCCACCACGCCATCTCTTAAACCCAACAATCTTTCTTCATATTCATAAGCCAGGGATACAAAGAAATCTGCTACTGCAGTAGGTGTTTTCATTTTGGTATGAGCCACCATATCTACCACCGATTCATCTTTTTCGTGTCCGATACCCGTAATGACCGGAAGAGGAAACTGGGCCACGTTAGCAGCCAACTGGTATTGATCGAAACATCCCAGGTCGGCATGGGCGCCTCCTCCCCTGATAATGGCTACGGCATCAAACAAGGCTTCGTGATGGTAAATCTTTTCCAGTGCCTCTATTAGGGAACCTTCGGCTTCATCGCCCTGCATGTAGGCCGGGAACAGCTTTGAATAGAAGATATAACCGTACGGATTGTTGTGGATTTGTTCCATAAAATCTGTGTAGCCGGCAGCCGTTTTTGAGGAAATAACGGCTATCTTCTGGGGAACATGAGGCAATGGAAGCTGTTGGTTCATGTCCATTATTCCTTCCTCTTCAAGTTTTTTTATTACTTCAAGCCTTCGTCTGGCAATGTCACCCAGGGTATAGCTGGGCTCAATATCATGGATATAGAGGCTGTACCCGTATAATTCATGGAACTCCACGGAAACATTGACCATGATCTTCAGTCCCTGTTTGAATTCCCGGCCGGTGGAGGTTTCAAAATAGGGTTTGAGCATCCGGAAAGTGTAAGACCAGATGATCCCCTTGGCCTTGGCTACAATTCTGTCTCCGAATTCGTCCTTTTCCACCAGATCGAGGTAACAGTGGCCTTTTCTGTTTATTTTAAGCTCACTTATTTCTGCAATGACCCAATAGGTATTTTGAAATTCCCGGTTGAGGGTTTTCTTGACTTTTTGGTTTAGTTCAAGTAGGGTCAGCTCATTCTCCATATATGCCCCGTTTTAATGCTTTACTATTTTTTGTTTAATTGTATAATCAGGGTTTAACGATAATTTAATAAGATATATACCCGTGGGAGTATCAGATAAGGCATTAATGCGGATGCGATTGCCGGCCGTTGTTTTTGTAAATTGCCGGTTGAGGATTTTTCTGCCCATCAAGTCGTATATTTCCAGGTAAATGGGTCCCTCACCTGTGTTTACATCGGGAATGTTTATATAAAAATGATTTTTGAAAGGATTGGGAAAAATTTCAACCGAAGATTTGTTTAAATCTTCGATACGAATATCGCCTGCCCTGGCGAAATTGGGTATTCCATATCCGAGAAGCGAATCGGGACTTGCATATTGGTTTGCGTTTCGAATAAGTTTTTCCTTTAGCTCAATGTTGCTGAGTTCCGGAAACTTTTGCCAGAGGCAT
This genomic window contains:
- a CDS encoding exodeoxyribonuclease VII large subunit; this encodes MENELTLLELNQKVKKTLNREFQNTYWVIAEISELKINRKGHCYLDLVEKDEFGDRIVAKAKGIIWSYTFRMLKPYFETSTGREFKQGLKIMVNVSVEFHELYGYSLYIHDIEPSYTLGDIARRRLEVIKKLEEEGIMDMNQQLPLPHVPQKIAVISSKTAAGYTDFMEQIHNNPYGYIFYSKLFPAYMQGDEAEGSLIEALEKIYHHEALFDAVAIIRGGGAHADLGCFDQYQLAANVAQFPLPVITGIGHEKDESVVDMVAHTKMKTPTAVADFFVSLAYEYEERLLGLRDGVVEKTNQNINFENQRIRNLSGRIHPNVKSIMEKSKNTIEIRKEKLLHVYGKFLDRKQQNLTAYSNQLVRSYERSFQKNLLELQNYQRSFENSIKNYLTSQKKHINNLEKAKEYLDPKNVLKRGFSITQKNNHPVKSIREVE
- a CDS encoding HAMP domain-containing histidine kinase; protein product: SKMSKYYQITVFLLFFITLNGTCHSQFNNAWECLKKTDRTSVMQTRYATEAQEVGNLKEEGQINQAEIQKQKNIRNFAIILAILALAVTILTYHRLKLKKKRLQNLQEKVKHLREANERLRDSEYNQRELNSTKDKFFSMIAHDLKSPFQGLFGISEVVYRSIDTMDKEEIKEYTKTIYDTSNNLYNLLENLLQWSRTQLGTLKLNPESLNIKEETDEIIELLIINIEEKNIQVKNEVDDGISAYADRNVLRTIMRNLLSNAIKFTEEQGEVTIQAETESTRTIISISDTGQGIPEEQRNNLFKTQTHQHEKETSGEQGTGLGLILCKELVEQSKGNIWAESKVGEGSTFKFTLPRKK